From Diaminobutyricibacter sp. McL0608, one genomic window encodes:
- a CDS encoding AzlD domain-containing protein, giving the protein MTTWNIILLASIAVLGLKVLGWLVPPKALDHPTVARVSDLLTAALLAALICVQTFGAGQGLQLDARLPAVAIAAGLYALRVPFIVVVPAAAVVAALIRLVT; this is encoded by the coding sequence GTGACGACGTGGAACATCATCCTGCTCGCGTCGATCGCTGTGCTCGGCCTCAAGGTGCTCGGCTGGCTGGTGCCGCCGAAAGCGCTCGATCATCCGACGGTCGCGCGCGTCAGCGACCTGCTCACGGCGGCGCTGCTGGCCGCACTGATCTGCGTGCAGACGTTCGGGGCCGGGCAGGGGCTGCAACTCGACGCGCGGCTCCCGGCAGTGGCGATCGCGGCAGGACTGTACGCGCTGCGCGTGCCGTTCATCGTGGTGGTGCCGGCTGCAGCGGTCGTCGCTGCGCTCATCCGCCTCGTCACCTGA
- a CDS encoding AzlC family ABC transporter permease, whose protein sequence is MSRTPAQSAAMRSGIAVGVATAAYGISFGALATASGLDVWQACVLSLVMFSGGSQFALIGVLASGGTAAAGSAIAGAALLGSRNTFYALRLSRIIGPGFFKRAAAAPLTIDESTAVATAQTEPAAQRLGFWVTGITVYVGWNLMTLAGALLGNLIGDVRAYGLDAAAAAAFLGLLWPRLKARQTQAVAVAAGFVATLLTPFLTPGLPVLAAAAVAIVVGVLNLFGTRGGPPSPEAIPMEREVEP, encoded by the coding sequence ATGAGCCGAACGCCAGCCCAGTCGGCCGCCATGCGGTCCGGCATCGCGGTCGGCGTTGCGACAGCAGCGTACGGGATCTCCTTCGGCGCGCTCGCCACTGCATCCGGTCTGGACGTCTGGCAGGCATGCGTGCTCAGCCTCGTGATGTTCAGTGGCGGCTCCCAGTTCGCCCTGATCGGCGTGCTCGCGTCCGGGGGCACTGCGGCCGCTGGATCCGCCATCGCCGGCGCCGCACTGCTCGGGTCGCGCAACACGTTCTACGCCCTGAGACTCTCACGCATCATCGGGCCCGGCTTCTTCAAGCGCGCTGCGGCCGCCCCGCTCACCATCGACGAGTCCACAGCCGTCGCCACCGCGCAGACCGAACCCGCGGCACAGCGCCTGGGCTTCTGGGTCACCGGAATCACCGTCTATGTCGGCTGGAACCTGATGACCCTCGCCGGCGCGCTCCTCGGCAATCTGATCGGCGACGTGCGCGCGTACGGGCTGGATGCTGCTGCCGCGGCCGCCTTCCTCGGCCTGCTCTGGCCGCGGCTCAAAGCCCGCCAGACCCAGGCGGTCGCCGTCGCCGCCGGTTTCGTCGCCACCCTGCTGACCCCGTTCCTCACGCCCGGCCTCCCGGTGCTGGCCGCAGCCGCTGTCGCGATCGTCGTCGGCGTCCTCAACCTGTTCGGCACGCGCGGTGGGCCGCCCAGTCCCGAAGCCATCCCGATGGAACGGGAGGTGGAACCGTGA
- a CDS encoding TetR/AcrR family transcriptional regulator — protein MDPKTTPSKRTGGRSAAVMHSVRTAVEELVKERGRERVTVPMIAERAGVNPTSIYRRWGDLPTLINDIATYRLDPERPLPESGDLRRDLTEWAREIVEHYRKPVNAALLRGGAANAGATESDCLRNRRAEATMFLERYPGSAVGPGGISSDEIIDVVVAPIIYRVIFQPWTLDDHTADTVVARLFD, from the coding sequence ATGGATCCCAAGACCACGCCGTCGAAGAGGACGGGCGGCCGCAGCGCCGCGGTCATGCACTCCGTGCGCACCGCCGTCGAAGAGCTCGTCAAGGAGCGCGGTCGGGAGCGCGTCACCGTGCCGATGATCGCGGAACGCGCCGGCGTGAACCCGACGAGCATCTACCGCCGCTGGGGCGACCTGCCCACCCTCATCAACGACATCGCGACCTACCGTCTCGACCCGGAGCGTCCGCTCCCGGAGAGCGGGGACCTGCGCCGTGACCTCACCGAGTGGGCACGCGAGATCGTCGAGCATTACCGCAAGCCGGTGAACGCCGCGCTCCTCAGAGGTGGGGCTGCGAACGCCGGCGCCACCGAATCCGACTGCCTGCGCAATCGTCGCGCAGAAGCGACCATGTTCCTCGAGCGCTACCCCGGCTCGGCGGTCGGCCCGGGCGGGATCAGCTCCGACGAGATCATCGACGTCGTCGTGGCGCCGATCATCTACCGGGTGATCTTCCAGCCGTGGACGCTCGACGACCACACTGCGGACACCGTGGTGGCTCGCCTGTTCGACTGA
- a CDS encoding MFS transporter produces the protein MSALQETGATPVIGAACQEALARAKAAVTRRTLSPVAAFVGAALAFVGVTFAAGAPSPLFVLYQQEWGFPAWVLTIAFAIYAITLLVTLLIAGSLSDHIGRRPVLIGALALEVVSMLIFLFAQDIGWIIVARAIQGVATGAATGTFTAAIVELAPEKHKKLGAVIGGTAPVGGLALGALITGAAVQFTAVPTVIVFSFLAIVFTLGIIVIALSAETVSRRAGAVRSLIPRLSIPRGARAEFGAIVPVLIGTWMLAGLFLGLAPSIIRGVFHIDSGLVNGAIVALQPAAGAVAGFLLGRVHARTATIWGSASVVVGIIVSVSAIAFGVLPLLFVGAVLGGAGFGAAFSGSLRILAPLAPAHQRAELFAGVYLVSYLAYGVPALIVGELIGVVGLLDTVIGYGSAAAVATAVGLAVQLRRAHVVRAARRTTGALRAVAPAE, from the coding sequence ATGTCCGCACTGCAAGAGACAGGCGCCACCCCCGTCATCGGCGCCGCGTGCCAGGAGGCGCTGGCCCGTGCGAAGGCCGCGGTGACTCGCCGCACGCTGTCACCGGTCGCCGCCTTCGTCGGCGCAGCGCTCGCCTTCGTGGGGGTCACGTTCGCCGCAGGCGCACCCAGCCCCCTCTTCGTTCTCTACCAGCAGGAGTGGGGCTTCCCGGCCTGGGTTCTCACCATCGCCTTCGCCATCTACGCGATCACGCTGCTCGTGACCCTGCTCATCGCCGGTTCGCTATCCGATCACATCGGTCGCCGTCCCGTGCTGATCGGTGCGCTGGCACTCGAGGTCGTCTCGATGCTGATCTTCCTGTTCGCGCAGGACATCGGCTGGATCATCGTGGCCCGCGCGATCCAGGGCGTCGCGACCGGAGCGGCCACCGGCACGTTCACTGCAGCGATCGTCGAACTCGCTCCGGAGAAGCACAAGAAGCTCGGCGCCGTCATCGGCGGCACGGCGCCGGTGGGCGGCCTCGCGCTCGGGGCCCTGATCACGGGGGCCGCGGTCCAGTTCACCGCGGTGCCGACCGTGATCGTTTTCAGCTTCCTCGCGATCGTCTTCACTCTCGGGATCATCGTGATCGCCCTGTCGGCCGAGACCGTCTCACGGCGCGCGGGTGCGGTGCGGTCGCTCATCCCGAGGTTGTCCATCCCGCGTGGCGCCCGAGCCGAGTTCGGCGCGATCGTTCCCGTGCTCATCGGCACCTGGATGCTCGCCGGGCTGTTCCTCGGACTCGCCCCCTCGATCATCCGCGGCGTTTTCCACATCGACAGCGGACTCGTGAACGGAGCGATCGTGGCACTCCAGCCGGCCGCGGGAGCGGTCGCAGGCTTCCTCCTCGGGCGGGTGCACGCCAGGACCGCGACGATCTGGGGGTCGGCGTCAGTCGTGGTGGGCATCATCGTCTCGGTGTCGGCCATCGCTTTCGGTGTGCTGCCGCTGCTGTTCGTCGGCGCAGTTCTCGGCGGAGCCGGGTTCGGCGCAGCGTTCTCGGGTTCGCTGCGCATCCTCGCGCCGCTGGCTCCCGCCCACCAGCGGGCCGAACTCTTCGCCGGCGTCTACCTGGTCAGCTACCTCGCATACGGCGTCCCCGCGCTCATCGTCGGCGAGCTGATCGGTGTCGTCGGGCTGCTGGATACGGTGATCGGCTACGGAAGCGCCGCCGCGGTCGCCACTGCGGTCGGCCTCGCGGTGCAGCTGCGGCGAGCACACGTCGTTCGCGCCGCCCGCCGGACTACCGGCGCCCTCCGCGCGGTCGCGCCGGCGGAGTAG